The Ranitomeya imitator isolate aRanImi1 chromosome 6, aRanImi1.pri, whole genome shotgun sequence genome window below encodes:
- the RPS10 gene encoding small ribosomal subunit protein eS10: protein MLMPKKDRIAIYELLFKEGVMVAKKDVHMPKHPELSDKNVPNLHVMKAMQSLKSRGYVKEQFAWRHFYWYLTNEGIQYLRDFLHLPPEIVPATLRRSRPETGRPRPKGLEGERPARLSRGETDRDTYRRSAAPPGADKKAEAGAGAATEFQFRGGFGRGRGQQPPQ from the exons ATGTTGATGCCCAAGAAAGATCGCATTGCCATCTACGAGCTCCTGTTTAAGGAGGGAGTTATGGTGGCCAAGAAGGATGTCCACATGCCAAAGCACCCAGAACTGAGTGACAAGAACGTTCCCAACCTCCATGTGATGAAGGCCATGCAG TCTCTGAAGTCCCGTGGGTATGTGAAAGAGCAGTTTGCCTGGCGTCACTTCTACTGGTACCTGACAAATGAAGGGATCCAGTATCTGCGGGATTTCCTGCATCTGCCCCCAGAGATCGTCCCCGCTACTCTAAGAAGGAGTCGTCCTGAGACTGGCAGACCACGACCTAAAG GTTTGGAGGGCGAGCGTCCTGCCCGCTTGTCCCGTggtgagacagacagagacaccTACAGACGCAGCGCTGCTCCAC ctgGTGCAGACAAGAAAGCAGAGGCCGGCGCTGGAGCTGCCACAGAATTTCAGTTT AGAGGAGGCTTCGGACGCGGTCGCGGACAACAACCCCCACAGTGA